A genomic window from Verrucomicrobiia bacterium includes:
- a CDS encoding long-chain fatty acid--CoA ligase, with the protein MNLASAFADSASKHAEKTALYWGERSYTYAELWSQTLFAAGILSQQFSVQPGDRVALWLKNCPEFISSLFGVLHAGAVVVPINNFLKPDEVSHILNDAGIDVLITDSELGRLLPALQQQRPTLQMMNAEQAFASFPIPPGSVKFDTHLLRNSNRQEGDLAVLIYTSGTTGRPKGAMLTNANLLHNVESCRICLQSVAEDRLAVLLPLFHSYMLTVGTLLPLLTGASIVLIKSLHPARNVIQEIYQRRATILPAIPQFYRSLANADLPAPLPLRICISGSAPLPVQVLHDFEKKHKIPLIEGYGLSEASPVVAKNPLDSTRKPGSVGLPIPHVELTAQDETGAILGPGEIGELCVRGGNVMAGYWNRPEETAKAFRNGWLLTGDVGYHDDDGYFYITDRKKDMLLVNGNNVYPREIEEVIYQFPNVKEAAVIGHPDPRRGEQPVAFVSPNENASIDTEALMKFVRERLADYKVPRRIILIPALPRNATGKILKTVLRKQPLP; encoded by the coding sequence ATGAATCTTGCCAGCGCCTTTGCCGATTCGGCCAGTAAGCATGCGGAGAAAACCGCCCTCTACTGGGGCGAGCGCTCATACACCTATGCTGAACTTTGGAGCCAGACGCTCTTTGCCGCGGGCATCCTCTCGCAACAGTTCTCAGTCCAGCCAGGAGATCGCGTCGCGCTCTGGCTCAAAAACTGTCCCGAGTTCATTTCGTCGCTCTTCGGCGTATTGCACGCTGGAGCGGTCGTCGTTCCGATCAATAACTTCCTCAAGCCGGACGAAGTCAGCCACATTCTGAACGATGCCGGAATCGATGTGCTGATCACCGACAGCGAACTGGGCCGCCTGCTTCCCGCACTGCAACAGCAACGGCCCACGCTGCAGATGATGAACGCAGAACAGGCGTTTGCGTCCTTCCCAATCCCTCCAGGAAGCGTCAAGTTCGACACCCACCTGCTGCGCAACTCCAATCGCCAGGAAGGCGACCTCGCCGTTCTCATCTACACATCGGGCACCACAGGCCGTCCAAAGGGCGCCATGCTCACAAATGCGAATCTCCTGCACAACGTGGAGAGTTGCCGCATCTGCCTGCAAAGTGTCGCTGAAGATCGCCTCGCTGTGCTGCTTCCCTTGTTCCACAGCTACATGCTCACCGTGGGCACCCTGCTCCCCTTGCTCACCGGCGCCTCCATCGTTTTGATCAAGTCGCTGCATCCCGCCCGCAACGTGATTCAGGAAATCTATCAACGGCGGGCCACGATACTTCCTGCGATTCCGCAGTTCTACCGAAGCCTGGCGAATGCTGATCTTCCGGCGCCCCTTCCACTGCGCATCTGCATCAGCGGCTCAGCACCCTTGCCAGTCCAGGTGCTGCACGATTTCGAAAAGAAGCACAAAATTCCGCTCATCGAGGGATATGGATTGAGCGAAGCCAGCCCGGTCGTAGCCAAGAACCCGCTGGATTCAACGCGCAAGCCGGGCTCCGTCGGCCTGCCCATTCCCCACGTCGAACTGACTGCCCAGGACGAAACCGGCGCCATCCTCGGGCCTGGCGAAATTGGGGAACTCTGTGTGCGCGGCGGCAACGTGATGGCTGGTTACTGGAACCGACCCGAGGAAACCGCGAAGGCGTTTCGCAACGGATGGCTGCTAACGGGTGACGTCGGGTACCACGACGACGACGGTTACTTCTACATCACCGACCGCAAGAAAGACATGCTCCTGGTCAACGGCAACAACGTTTATCCACGCGAGATTGAGGAAGTGATCTACCAGTTTCCAAACGTGAAGGAAGCCGCCGTCATAGGACACCCTGACCCGCGCCGCGGCGAACAGCCCGTCGCGTTTGTGTCGCCCAACGAGAACGCCAGTATCGACACTGAGGCGTTGATGAAATTCGTCCGCGAGCGGCTTGCCGATTACAAGGTGCCCCGGCGGATCATTCTCATCCCTGCCCTGCCTCGCAATGCCACCGGCAAAATTCTGAAAACAGTCCTCCGCAAACAGCCGCTGCCCTGA
- a CDS encoding response regulator, whose translation MNPTTILVAEDNREDAFLLERAVRRAQVRAALKFTTDGQEAVDYLAGTGGYANRLQHPFPTLMLLDLKMPRLDGFDVLDWIHRQPFVKRLPVIVMTSSQMAGDVNRAYDLGANSFVVKPMHLEGLDELIKGLKEFWLKLNRYPNCEAGNDQGHSD comes from the coding sequence ATGAATCCCACGACCATCCTGGTTGCCGAAGACAATCGCGAGGACGCCTTCCTGCTGGAGCGCGCCGTTCGGCGGGCGCAAGTGCGCGCTGCACTGAAGTTCACGACCGACGGCCAGGAAGCCGTGGATTACCTGGCCGGCACGGGTGGCTACGCGAATCGCCTGCAGCACCCGTTTCCCACGCTGATGCTTCTGGACCTGAAAATGCCCCGTCTCGACGGCTTCGACGTCCTGGACTGGATTCACCGCCAGCCGTTTGTGAAGCGGCTGCCCGTAATCGTGATGACGTCCTCGCAAATGGCAGGCGACGTGAATCGCGCGTATGATCTTGGAGCGAACTCTTTCGTTGTGAAGCCCATGCATCTGGAAGGTTTGGACGAACTCATTAAGGGGCTAAAGGAGTTTTGGCTCAAGTTGAACCGTTATCCGAACTGCGAAGCAGGCAACGACCAGGGACACAGCGACTGA